In the genome of Hydra vulgaris chromosome 06, alternate assembly HydraT2T_AEP, the window AAACCaagatataaaaactatttatcacCCAGGTCAAGCAACTACAATGTTAGGAATGCTTAAATACCCAAATGACTTTCAATTAGCGCAAGGATCAAATCAATCGTGGTATAAAGATACTGCAACAACAGCAATACTTGCTGATAACTCAGGGTTTGCATTAAGACAAGCATACATAATTCAGAAACCAACTACAAAaggaatacttttattttgcataCCTTTAAGACACATTTTTGGGTTCTGCGATGATTACGACAAAGTTATTTATGGGTTTAAACATACAATAACTCTTGTAAGAAAAAGAGATGATGACGCAATTTTTAAGCTGCTGCTGCAGCTTTAGGAAAAGttaatcttaataaaatatcattgcTTATACCACATGTGATCCCATCAGATGTAGAAAGGTTTAGTCTTTGTAAATCTATTAAATCAAAAGTGGCACTTCCAGTAAGTTTTCGTGCGCGACAGTGTGATACTATATCTGTTGCACAATCTACTACATTTTCATGGAGATTGAGCGTAAAGACATCTCCTGAAAAACCAAGATACATTATTGTTGCATTTCAAACAAGTAAGGATGGAGACCAAAATGCTAATgcttcaatatttgatcattgcG includes:
- the LOC136081193 gene encoding uncharacterized protein LOC136081193, with the protein product MDLFGQISYQLSNQDIKTIYHPGQATTMLGMLKYPNDFQLAQGSNQSWYKDTATTAILADNSGFALRQAYIIQKPTTKGILLFSAAAALGKVNLNKISLLIPHVIPSDVERFSLCKSIKSKVALPVSFRARQCDTISVAQSTTFSWRLSVKTSPEKPRYIIVAFQTSKDGDQNANASIFDHCDLKNMHIMLNQERYPVVDYNLSLSNQQFSRANRDAAVFNEKFYGINELITQSNITPSDYKDLYPLFVFDVSKQSERIKSLTIDVQIKATLIRLF